One region of Eupeodes corollae chromosome 1, idEupCoro1.1, whole genome shotgun sequence genomic DNA includes:
- the LOC129942189 gene encoding ras association domain-containing protein 10 isoform X1, translated as MAPHNSTLIDENLGGFPSSLDLRHYSPILRPETDLTRHNRAISIHGSISTLEQGNKEIPIWVENKPRYVAGVTSRTTCNDIIKALIDDEVKNGNYAYNNRRADGVVESRDYSDYVITECWRGVERSYEGNMTILPVWKAWSRVHNEIRLSLKRQSEVATLSDKKTISRRALTSIRKYINKLLKLLTRKKKPSDKNTKPRTSSNDNKSTKNCHDDDDNKNESQVDELIFVILPDKQYNNQTITKTNEERRLKEKLYQLSEQPKKKRRNSASSSSSKRQRTPMKIGKQIDHHNRRRRDMPIRSLLRNQIAQKTSEVDQLFSIESHLMKELSNKCRQFRQQNEMYTKEDHQLEISIGQIQNSIEQYAEEILKTERELLEIKNEIKHDISIINNLKRMTFEKQKDVVVNRRTPSTWNAPKIKDVPENLNDKNMQFVDNIYEFCDNNESMLV; from the exons ATGGCGCCACACAATTCAACTTTAATTGACGAGAACTTAGGCGGATTTCCGTCTTCGCTAGATTTACGCCATTATAGTCCGATTTTACGACCTGAAACTGACTTAACTAGACATAACAGAGCCATTTCAATCCACGGTTCAATTAGTACTTTG GAGCAAGGAAATAAGGAAATACCCATTTGGGTTGAGAACAAACCCCGTTATGTTGCCGGTGTTACCAGTCGAACAACCTGCAATGATATTATCAAAGCTTTGATTGatgatgaagttaaaaatggaAACTATGCCTACAACAATCGTCGAG CAGATGGCGTTGTTGAATCGCGTGACTACAGTGATTATGTTATAACTGAATGTTGGCGTGGTGTTGAGCGTAGCTACGAAGGCAACATGACTATTTTGCCAGTTTGGAAAGCATGGAGCCGTGTACACAATGag ATTCGTTTATCACTCAAACGACAATCTGAAGTTGCAACACTCTCCgataaaaag ACAATATCTCGAAGAGCTCTGACGTCAATCCGAAAATACATCAATaagcttttgaaattattaacacGAAAGAAAAAGCCTTCCGATAAAAATACTAAACCAAGGACAAGTAGTAACGACAATAAATCGACCAAAAACTGTCATGACGACGATGACAACAAGAATGAAAGTCAAGTTGATGAATTGATTTTCGTGATACTCCCGGATAAGCAATACAATAATCagacaataacaaaaactaacGAGGAGCGccgattaaaagaaaaactctaTCAACTCTCAGAACAGCCAAAGAAAAAACGCCGCAATAGCGCCAGTAGTAGTTCTTCCAAACGTCAACGTACCCCAATGAAAATCGGAAAACAAATTGATCATCATAATCGTAGACGCCGAGATATGCCAATTCGAAGTTTACTTCGAAATCAAATAGCACAAAAAACTTCCGAAGTCGATCAGCTGTTTAGCATTGAATCACATTTGATGAAAGAACTGTCAAATAAATGTCGTCAGTTTAGACAACAAAACGAAATGTATACGAAGGAAGATCATCAATTGGAGATTTCGATTGGACAAATTCAAAATAGTATTGAGCAATATGCTGAGGAGATCTTAAAAACCGAAAGAGAACTCTTAgagattaaaaatgaaataaaacatgaCATATcgataataaataatttgaaaagaatgaCATTTGAAAAGCAGAAGGATGTGGTGGTGAATAGAAGAACTCCTAGTACTTGGAATGCGCCAAAAATCAAGGATGTTCCTGAAAATTTGAATgataaaaatatgcaatttgtagataatatttatgaattttgcgATAATAATGAGAGTATGTTAGTTTAG
- the LOC129942189 gene encoding ras association domain-containing protein 10 isoform X2: MAPHNSTLIDENLGGFPSSLDLRHYSPILRPETDLTRHNRAISIHGSISTLEQGNKEIPIWVENKPRYVAGVTSRTTCNDIIKALIDDEVKNGNYAYNNRRDGVVESRDYSDYVITECWRGVERSYEGNMTILPVWKAWSRVHNEIRLSLKRQSEVATLSDKKTISRRALTSIRKYINKLLKLLTRKKKPSDKNTKPRTSSNDNKSTKNCHDDDDNKNESQVDELIFVILPDKQYNNQTITKTNEERRLKEKLYQLSEQPKKKRRNSASSSSSKRQRTPMKIGKQIDHHNRRRRDMPIRSLLRNQIAQKTSEVDQLFSIESHLMKELSNKCRQFRQQNEMYTKEDHQLEISIGQIQNSIEQYAEEILKTERELLEIKNEIKHDISIINNLKRMTFEKQKDVVVNRRTPSTWNAPKIKDVPENLNDKNMQFVDNIYEFCDNNESMLV, translated from the exons ATGGCGCCACACAATTCAACTTTAATTGACGAGAACTTAGGCGGATTTCCGTCTTCGCTAGATTTACGCCATTATAGTCCGATTTTACGACCTGAAACTGACTTAACTAGACATAACAGAGCCATTTCAATCCACGGTTCAATTAGTACTTTG GAGCAAGGAAATAAGGAAATACCCATTTGGGTTGAGAACAAACCCCGTTATGTTGCCGGTGTTACCAGTCGAACAACCTGCAATGATATTATCAAAGCTTTGATTGatgatgaagttaaaaatggaAACTATGCCTACAACAATCGTCGAG ATGGCGTTGTTGAATCGCGTGACTACAGTGATTATGTTATAACTGAATGTTGGCGTGGTGTTGAGCGTAGCTACGAAGGCAACATGACTATTTTGCCAGTTTGGAAAGCATGGAGCCGTGTACACAATGag ATTCGTTTATCACTCAAACGACAATCTGAAGTTGCAACACTCTCCgataaaaag ACAATATCTCGAAGAGCTCTGACGTCAATCCGAAAATACATCAATaagcttttgaaattattaacacGAAAGAAAAAGCCTTCCGATAAAAATACTAAACCAAGGACAAGTAGTAACGACAATAAATCGACCAAAAACTGTCATGACGACGATGACAACAAGAATGAAAGTCAAGTTGATGAATTGATTTTCGTGATACTCCCGGATAAGCAATACAATAATCagacaataacaaaaactaacGAGGAGCGccgattaaaagaaaaactctaTCAACTCTCAGAACAGCCAAAGAAAAAACGCCGCAATAGCGCCAGTAGTAGTTCTTCCAAACGTCAACGTACCCCAATGAAAATCGGAAAACAAATTGATCATCATAATCGTAGACGCCGAGATATGCCAATTCGAAGTTTACTTCGAAATCAAATAGCACAAAAAACTTCCGAAGTCGATCAGCTGTTTAGCATTGAATCACATTTGATGAAAGAACTGTCAAATAAATGTCGTCAGTTTAGACAACAAAACGAAATGTATACGAAGGAAGATCATCAATTGGAGATTTCGATTGGACAAATTCAAAATAGTATTGAGCAATATGCTGAGGAGATCTTAAAAACCGAAAGAGAACTCTTAgagattaaaaatgaaataaaacatgaCATATcgataataaataatttgaaaagaatgaCATTTGAAAAGCAGAAGGATGTGGTGGTGAATAGAAGAACTCCTAGTACTTGGAATGCGCCAAAAATCAAGGATGTTCCTGAAAATTTGAATgataaaaatatgcaatttgtagataatatttatgaattttgcgATAATAATGAGAGTATGTTAGTTTAG